In Lepisosteus oculatus isolate fLepOcu1 chromosome 29, fLepOcu1.hap2, whole genome shotgun sequence, the genomic window AAGGCCCTAAATAATAAATCCTTTAGGGTCatatgattttatttctttatagtGCCATATACAGACTTGCAACAGACCCCATTcttgcagaaagaaaaaactaGAGTAGCAGTATCTAACATCTCAGTGAAATAcctgcaaaccccacacagacaggcacagccCGGGTCAGAGTCATGATTTTCAGAGTCAGCTGAGTAATCCGACTTGTACCCCACTGGCATCGTTTGCTCCAGTGTTGGAACTCATCATTGACTAGTAGCAGGAACCAGGATTGAGCTTACAGTTTCTCATTTATAGTGCTCAACATGATCAAAATCTTCAATGGCTGAGGCACTAGGGAGCCCAGTGTTGTTCTCATGTGAATTCTCATTGTAGGGGGCCCGCTTCATGAGCACTGCAATGTATGACGCCCGTGAAGCCCTCATCCCCGGATCAGTGTATGATAGAAGTAACACAGGTAAGAATCCTCTGAGGGAGCTACATCGAACTTCTGCTTATTGCACTTTCAGATTATGGGTGCAGATTtcattaataaatgtttatcTTGTTCCATCCaaaatactataaaaatatatttacagctACTTTATTATATATCTGTGAAGTGCAGTTTTACAAACTGTATACTAAAGTGTGACCCTTCAGCTAGTTAGACTAGTTTTTAGACACTAGGAACTAAATTTGCCCCTCGTCTGAGTAACTCTGCATTATCACTGGTGACTTATGATTTGTTATAAATTTAGTTATAGGTTTTAGTTAAGTATACATGCTATACAGATAGTTAATCCAAAACGGTAGATAtcaaaacagaattatttttaacagtataataaatgtaaataatgtaaTAGTTTTTATGATCATCCCTTAATCAGTTATATggtagtgtgtgtgtatataaatatatgttttgaaaGGTAGGTGTAAGGCATAGATGAGAGCAGCTTTTTAATCAGTTAATTAGTTCAGATAGAAACCATGAAGGCAGTATTTTTGCAATCATAATGATTTCTCTTGCATTTAtcttttcaaagcttgtatttttcctcttttcagTCACCTTTGAATCCATAGGGGATCATTTCAGATATAATAGTTTGCACATGTTAAGCAAAGTCATGTGTAATATGGTGATTCATTCCTTTGGGAGCTGTCAGGAAATTCTGTGTCATTAACAAATCCTTAGCCAGCTGGTTGGCAAGCTATCGTTTCTAAACTTTATAAATGTTTCTGCCAAACATGTCTAAAATATCTGGGAATCAAAGGAGTTAGATGTTGTTAAATTCAAAGTTAggatgaagaaaaaaactgaaagcttTGTTTCATGCAATGGTCTGCTTTTCTTTGACTGCAGGGCGTCCGTCAAACATGTACTTTCAAACACATGATCAGATTGGAATGATTGGTGCTgggcccagccatgttgctgccATGAACATTCCCATCCCCTTCAACCTGGTGATGCCACCGATGCCTCCCCCTGGGTATTTAGGGCAGGCTAATGGCCCGGCAGTAGGTATGTACAGTGTCTGTCTATGACAAGTATTGTGGCGAAAATAGAATGCATTGTTGTGTAAGCACCGAATCACTCCATTAGTGATAGTTGATTTACCACTGGTTTGGAGGTGATTCAAAATAAAGCCTGTGAAAGTAGAGAAAACCTCGAAAAACAGCCAGTGTGCCCTGTCTCTCAAGTGTACAGTGTCTTTATGTTGGAGCATACCTCAGATGGACTTATCAGCTGTGGAGCACAGTCCTCTTGAGAAGTTTTGTCTATACAAAATCTTAAATCCTGATCAAAGTGTGGAGCAGATAGACACTCATTCCCAGACCATTGTTCGGTATGTTTCCTACTGAATTCCACTTGTAGCTATGAGTGGCGGACTAACTGCAGGGTGATAGATCAGCCAAGTCCAGGGTGGGCAATCCCAATGTGTCAGTATTCCAGCTAAGATGAAGTGTTTTTTCTAGGGCTCAGAAAATCAGTGAACAAAGTATATGGTTGTTTTGGCTGTACAAGAGAAATGGGACAATACTGAAGGCagccttgttttttgtttttgtttggtgcAACACGTGTTGCATTGCAAACTTTGTTGCTTCCTTTGGTGGTCACATGCTCAACTAAACCATGACCTTCTCGGAAGACACCCTGTTGATAAGTGTTAATAAACGTAATGAATTTCTATGTGTTCAGTCAAATGGCGGTGCACCTGCAACACTAGTCATTTAGTGGTACTTTTATGAGTGTTGCAGTGGGGTATTAAAAGAAAGTGAAGTTGTGAAGACCTGCTGTACTTTCTGCAtgttgtagacatgttttttcagtttaatcCTTTATATATCAGGTAGAGGAGCCCCAAAAGGTAAACCAGGCCGTGGAGGACGCCAGAGGAATCGTGGGATGGGCAATCAGGGAAACAACCAATCTAATCTGCCCAACAGCCAGGCCAGTCAAGATGTGGTCTCCCAGCCCTTTTCACAGGGCCCCCTAACTCAGGGCTACATCTCCATGAGCCAGCCTTCTCAAATGAGCCAGCCAGGGCTTTCCCAACCTGAATTGTCCCAGGTAAAccagcaacaaaaaaacaacactcactcCTTTATTCAGCTATATTGTATAAAGTAATTAAGATCTGTATCTTTCTCTATTTTTCAGGACAGTTATTTGGGTGATGAATTCAAATCCCAGATTGATATGGCTCTGTCGCAGGACTCGACTTACCAGGGTGAACGTGCATACCAACATGGTGGAGTGACTGGACTGTCACAGTACTAGAGTGtaagacttttaaaaaaaattaatcttGTAGCCAGGATGCTTCAGCTTATTTTAATAACGAGAGGCTCAGCCCATGCTTTACAGTAATATCCTCAGTATCACAACCAGTGGGATGAAGTTGACGCCTTTCTTCTGACTAAAtttgtcagaaaggatttctgcAAATTTCAATTAACTTCTCTTCTACAGAAGGTTTACTGCTGCTACATATTACATGGAAATTTAAGTAAATAAGTAACATAAATTTAATGCAAACTGACAGTGTGATGTTTATCTTCATTGTTTACAAAGGAAGTGTATGCGTATAATCATGTTACACAACCTTACGAAATTCTCTTCTCCAGGTTGTGGGAAGAGGAGCTAGGCTTTGGATGAGCTTAGTTCGTCAGCATTTTAATCTgggtaataaaaaaaacaaaaaacggaTACCTGTTTTCCACTGCTACAACTGAAGCACCACTGTGTGAAAGCAAcaggagagagaaaacaacCAATCACGAGAGAAAGGAGAGACGGAGACAGacggacagagggagagagagaccacTGCTAGCACACTGAGACAGACGGAAAGGAGAAGATGTGATGTATGTGGTAGCGCTGTTGCGGAAGACGAGGCCCCGGTCTCACATCGCAAACTACGTTCCTCCCTGCGCAAGAAGCCCCCAAtccctccccccctccctccccccagGAATGGCAGGTTGACTGAGGGCCTTGCTCTTctggcagagagaaagcaaggAGAAGGCCTCAAGCAACTTCGAAGCTCATTCCGTTGTCTCCATTACTCCATGGAGAGGGGGTTATCACTTAAAGCAGTCAAAAGAAAATTTTTACCTCAGAGTTGATCTGTTCAAACTCAACATAGCTCTTAGTTTGGTGACTTTCGTGCCGACTGAGATGGTAGCAACACTTAAGCGGACAAAACATCTCATTACAACAAACAACCAAAGCAGTAAAGGAAAAAATCCTCTGGTTCAACTTTGAGTTGCaaagttttctgttttaagtctGATAAGAAGTTGTGAATTGAAATGCCTTTGAATCCATTAGAATTTCACTGGCTTTCTAAACAGGTCTTTCATGAGGTGGCTTTCTAAAGGTTGAGGAGAATTGCACTGGGTTCATTGAGAAGTTTGTCTCCTTAAGATCTGAGTGGTGGACCTGAAAGATCTGTAGTCGTGAGACAATATTCTGAAGTTACTTTCTTCTTGTAGAAAAACCAGCATTGGAGAGTACTAACTTGGTGTCATTTGAAGTTGCAGCAATGGCTTATTGATCTTCTTTAATGAAGGAAAGCAGTGAATGACAGTGAAATGTGGCCCGTGTGCTACGAAAGGAGGAGGgttttcaatgttttaaatGCTCTGTATGCTTAAATCGGCTATTGTCCGACACTTGGAGAAGAGGTGTACTGAAACCAGTTGCCTTCGGCTGTAAGAGTTGCCGACTTCAAGCAACTCCTTAGAAACAGACATAAGGAATAGAGAGGAATGCTGTATATGCTGGAGTCATACAGCTTTAAGTTAAAACAGATATATGGATAACAAATGGGAAAGACAAAAGAGTAAAAAGGAAGGTGGCTGAATGGATTTAAAGTTCAGCAaggctatttttattttttaacaaacatgatGCTTTAGATTTGTGCACATCTTTCATCATGTTAGAACTTTTTAGAGGAGGTAAGGTTGAAAACAATTAACCAATGTCATGAAGAATCCTAAGAAAAGTCTCTTAATACTGCAAGAGCACTTGATCTCAAGAGCTCAGAAAGCATACAAGAAGTGCCATCAGCCATTTGACCCATTCGTAATTACATATGCGCTatagtgttgttttctttaattgaGTCAGGTTTTATTGAAATTACAGATGGTTCCTTAGAAGTTGCTTTAACCTCCTGTATGTTTTATTTGGCTTTGGAACTAATTTATGTTAACAGATCTCCATGGTATTGTCTCATACCCATGGATATGAAATTTGAACCTACCTGTTGACTTCTTTTCTGGCAAGGTTGAAATGTCTTGCTAAAACCTGTGGACTACATTATTAGAAATCAACATAGTATCATGAAGAGAACAAAAGCTcaaactgttttaattaaatctctATATCAGTCTGTATGTTATCAGTTCAATTGTAGTTATACAATTTACCCTTTTAAATTAAGACAAATTTCCCACCGAGGAAGGGAGGAACAATCAATCAGTGCCTATAACTGTACTTGGACTGTTACTTTCAGGATAATTTGAAAGTGAGTGTGGTAGAAAAACTAAAGTACCACAGCCTCTCGCCAATGAAGTGTCCACATTTTTGAATGTAGGTAAAATGTAACTGCACCAGCTGATTCAACTGTGGTATAAACTCCAGCTGAACATGCAGCCTGTTTTTTAAACTAAGCAATACCAGATTAAACAGAAAAGTTGccatttgatttcttttttgcttCACTGGTTATCAATCTTTGAAGGACAGACAGATATGGGCCACCTTCCTTCTGTCAGAGGAGTTGCCATGATATAAAACACGGACTGGCCGAAGggcttttctttcagttttttaattttgtttttggctTTTTGGTAGTTTGTAGGCTGCAGTTTGCCTCTTTTGTAGATGTCTCCAGTAGATTTCTGTGGCTTACACCCTTGTGAACTGTGATCAAGTAATGTAACCCCCCTCGCCTTTTCACTGGTTGGAATGATTGCTTCTtgtttgtgcttttatttttctttgtagcAGCAAGTGATCCATATTTTATCTTCCATGGAAATCGATGCATTCCTTGCATTCGATTAAAGTGGGAAACATTTTTCCCTTATTTTTGTCTACGTTGTTTTAAAGCTGTCTTTAATAAACGATCATAAGTAGCTTTTGTAGTATGGGATAATTATTCCTGACTATCTGAAGAATGGTTTCCATTGTTTACTTTGTTGACTATCCCAAGTTTTATGGTACTTGTTTTGGCAGTATACAAGAGTACAGCCACAGCATCTGCCAAACAAGTCTTGCGTCCATGAAATTAACAGCTTTAATGTAGTATAGACGCACTCAGTTGACAGTTGCTAGTGGATCTTCTTAATTCATTACCCACTGAATTTTATCTTTCTAGGAATGGAGCCGAGCGCTCTGGTTTAGTTATGTTCAGAGATGACAATCATAATGTCTGCTTCATAATATAAGCCTGTTCTGTAAGAGTCCTATAAATAGGAAAGTAGAAATGCCACAGCATGTTAATTTTAGAACTGTACAATGTTCAGTAGtactgcaggtttttttttttacccctgCCCAGCCTATAGTGTGATCTGTGAGGCAGGACCCCTtgtagacaaaaaataaaatccaataaCTAAAattgtctaaaaaaaaacaattttcaagtCTAAAACAGTAAATCCATGCCTTTACTGCTCTTGTCACTCATTTCAAATAAGAAATTATAGTGATTGGTAGCACTTCATTATGCTTTGCACCTTTATTTTACCATGAAGGCACAGGTGGTGGGATTAGGTGGAACAAGTGCTAAATAGGccttaatgttttcttttcttgggACCAGAGAAGGAAATTCTGCTTTGATCTCATGATATAGTTATTTACGTTTATTTCCAAAGATACCTAGTGTGACGTTGGGAATCCATCACCAGGATAAATGGCACTCTGATAATGAAAGGTGTTGGGGGTCTTGTGGTTCAAGTCTGGCGTTATGAGGGACTGACAGTAATGTGGCAGGGAATGACATTGCTTACCTGCTCAATCTATACACATGGCTCCAACTGTGTGTGTCATCAAACTACAGAAAAGCAGCCTCATTTGAGAAGAGCAGAGTAGCACAGTAGTTGATGTTTGGAATGGCGACATGAGATATTCggctttttatgttttgttctttctttgGCAGTGACCAATTTGTTGAAATCGTGTAATGTGTTTCTTTGGTGGGGCAGGGAGGTGAACTGAATGCAGCAGAAATGGGGAACTTTTGTGCTTTCATTGCTGTGGGAATTGTTTgccttcactgttttttttttctcttgatcaGAAAGAAAATCCACCTGTAACACCTTGATCTCATTTCTGTAAATTGATTGaaacttcaaaaaataaaaaaggttgcTTCTTTCTTTTGTTCAGAAGATGTTTACGGAACACCCTTGTATTTTGTTTCAAAGTAGTTGAAAACGAAGCTTGTGTTCCCTCGTGAAAAGCAGCTATCATTCCATTCCATATTTCTGTCAGTTTCAttagtcttttttaaatgattccaAGCTAGGGAGACTCTTTGACAAACTGTACCTGCTCTTTATTTTTACTAACTGTATACAACAAGCCTGTAgtaaacatgatttgctttcttTGACAAAAGGCTTCTTCTGATTTATAACTTTTGTTCTCAAGAACAGTTAAGTATACAGCAGGTGTTATTTAGGGTTAAAGTTAGGACCAAGTGGAGTTACTTCTCGAAACAGTTCACATTTTTATAGCAACCTATGAGTGTGATACAAGAAACTTAACATCTCATTTTAAAACCCTGATCttcaaaagtttatttttacaagatCATAAAGACTTATGcagtataaatattattaatttgggtagAGGACTATTATATTATCTTAATCAAAGCTTTAAGGCAAAACTGGTTCCAGGGACTGTCGATTGTTTTGTGTGCACAATGACATGTCTGCATGTGTTAATTCAAGAAAACTGATTCACACATTCAATTACCCACACTATCTTCATGTCTGGCATGAAATTTCATAGTGTCCATACATGCACTCCTTGAGGTCTGGAGGTGCTACTGCTTTTGAACGGAGGTCTGTGTACAAAGCTATTCTAGTAAAAAAACATCAGGTATGTTTTGTTGCTTGCTTCTGttggtgttttttcttcttcagcatGTCTTGCTTCTTCTGGATTTTGGCCTTGAACAACTTCTTGTCTTTCCTGATCTTCTCCAGTTcagcttttctttttgcttccAGATCAGGGTCCTGCAACAAGCAAATGAtaaaatttagcatttttattttaaaagtctaCAGGATTTATAAATACCTACCACTTCTTTAGACAGATCATTTAAGTCTTTTATCAAGCACAAGCTTTGAAAAGTAAAAGCCATCACTAAAGTTCTTAACAGTAACATGAACAGAATTGCACAACAGGCTATCATGCAAGAGTTCAGCTTCtttttgaacttttttaaaGCGGAACACATTGAGATGTTGTATAAAATTGGTTTCATACGCACCTTTCCTTCCAAAATCAGCTGTTTCCTTTTGTTTATTTCCTTCTTCTCATCAAAATCTGTTGACTCCAGTTTCTGtgaaagatggaaaaaaagtgCTCATTATGCTAATGTGGgattattttcaacaaatttCACAGGAAAAAAGGACAAATTCAAACACATGGGCACAGAACACAAATCTTCTATGCAACGCATTggtgataaatattttttcttgaaaacaaaCTGAAGCAAAAACTTACAATTTCACATTCCCTTCTTGTGACGTTAACCTGGGTAAGGATATTCAATACTTCACTCTCCTTCACAGAAAATTCCTTCAGCTTGGTTtctaaagagaagaaaacaccaTAACTATGCAATCACTTCAAAGTGGTGTCAATACAAAATCGCCATGCAAATAAGTAAAAGTGGGATTCAGTTCAATcaaaaaactgatttaaaaaagccTTCATAAAAAAAAGCTAGTTTCatgttctttcaaactttttattctttaattaCTACATCACAAGACTTAGCTTAAAAATGAAGCATCCTGTGATCTCTACAAACCACAACACGGACTTCATCAGATTATAAGAATGCGGGACTGGAAACGTACGGATTTGCTCCTCGATGGCGTGGACGAGGTGAATGTCGTACTGTGTGACCAGTGTAATGGCAACACCGTTCCTGCCTGCGGGAAGAAAGGAACAGCATTGGCTACAGCTGGGTTTTTCAGAAGTACGCTGATGGCGCCCCCAGCACGTTGACATGACTTGCCTGCGCGGGCCGTCCGCCCAACTCGGTGGATGTAAGTCTTAGGAAGGCCCGGTGTGTTATGATTGATGACCACTTGGACGGTAGGGATGTCCAGACCCCTAGCAATATCAGAATGAAAATTATTTCCAAAATATTAGACCTGTTAAAAGCAGTATGAGTATTACAGATATCACAACAGGTATTATGTTCATGCTGATAGAGGTGAGTTATAAGTCTAAAAGGTCAAATTAACCAAAATATAAATCGGAAAAACAATTATTGATAAATCCTTCATCCTACCTGGAAGCTACATCAGTTGCGATTAGGATCTTGAAGACACTGGACTTGAACTTCGCTAGATTAGCAAACCTTTGCTTCTAAAAATGCAAGGATTGGAACAGTTACACACCAGAGAATACTGTGTTGTCCAGGGCAGTGTGTTTTAATTATTCCCCTCAACACTGGAAAAAATGCGTTATTGGAGCTTCCAAGGAAAGGTATACCCGATCAACCAAGAATTACAACAACTAAgaaatgtagatttttttttatatacaagaACATCATTATTgttctggataaaaaaaaaaactaaacagtcTCTCCTGTATGTTACCTGTTTCATCATTGAATGGAGTGCGACGGAGGGGAATTTAAATTCTCGGAGCATCATGTTCAAGATTTGACAGTTTCTAtaaaacaaacatgcacacatggACACAGGTTAGAGCTAGCAGTTGCTCATGGATCCATTCTGACATTGCAAGCTCAATATGGAAAAGCAGGTGGAGGCTTACTTGCACGTGCTGGTGAAGATCATAATGGACCAATCTTCGTGATCATCCTGGAACTTCTGAATGAGATGGACCAGGTAGGCGTCTTTGACCTTCTCAGGGGTGAGAATGTACCTCTGGTCCAGTTCCTCCACTGTCCGCACCCTGCCAGAGCACGCGCACAAACAAGAGGTTCATTCACACGACTCAGA contains:
- the ddx49 gene encoding probable ATP-dependent RNA helicase DDX49 translates to MSDFSSLGLSDWLIQQCKQMGINKPTPVQQSCVPAILEGRDCMGCAKTGSGKTAAFVLPVLQKLSEDPYGIFCLVLTPTRELAYQIAEQFRVLGKPLGLRDCIVVGGMDMVAQALELSKKPHVVVATPGRLADHIRSSNTFSMNKIRFLILDEADRLLEQGCTDFTKDLEVILGAVPTQRQTLLFSATLTDTLQELKTIAMNRPFFWESKSEVRTVEELDQRYILTPEKVKDAYLVHLIQKFQDDHEDWSIMIFTSTCKNCQILNMMLREFKFPSVALHSMMKQKQRFANLAKFKSSVFKILIATDVASRGLDIPTVQVVINHNTPGLPKTYIHRVGRTARAGKNGVAITLVTQYDIHLVHAIEEQIQTKLKEFSVKESEVLNILTQVNVTRRECEIKLESTDFDEKKEINKRKQLILEGKDPDLEAKRKAELEKIRKDKKLFKAKIQKKQDMLKKKKHQQKQATKHT